ATGTAAAGCACCACCCCCCGCCCCGCCTCCACGATGCGCTGCATCGCCATTTCTATCTGGTCGCCGCAGTCGCAGCGCAGGCTGTGGAAAACGTCGCCGGTCAGGCACTGGCTGTGCACCCGCACCAGCACCGGCTCATCGGTGGCCACGTCGCCCAGCACCACCGCCAGGTGCTCGGCGGGGTCGGTATTGCTTTTGTAGGCTATCACCGTAAAGTCTCCGAACTTGGTAGGCAGCTTGGCCTCGGCCACTCTCTGCACCAGCCTTTCGTGCCCGTAGCGGTAGGAGATAAGGTCCGCCACGCTGATTATTTTCAGGTCCAGCTTTTTCGCGATTTTTTCCAGTTGGGGTAAACGCGCCATGGTGCCGTCATCGTTCATAATCTCGCAGCAGACGCCGGCCGGTTTCAGCCCCGCCATTCTGGCCAGGTCCACCGTGGCCTCGGTCTGTCCGGCGCGTACCAGCACCCCGCCGTCCCGGGCGCGCAGCGGGAACATGTGCCCCGGCATGGCTACGTCCTCCGGCTTGGTTTTGGGGTCGACCATTACCTGCACCGTTCTGGCCCTGTCCGCCGCCGATATGCCCGTGGTCGTGCCGAACTTGGCCTCCACGGCTACCGTGAAAGCCGTGCCGAAAAGCGACGTGTTGTTGCTGACCTGCATCGGGATGCGCAGCGCGTCCAGCCGCTCGCCGGTCATGGGCAGGCAGATAAGCCCCCGCCCGTGCGTGGCCATGAAGTTGATGGCCTCCGGCGTCACTTTTTCCGCCGCCATGATAAAGTCGCCCTCGTTCTCGCGGTCCTCGTCGTCCACCACGATGACGAATTTGCCGTTCTTGATATCTTCGATAGCCTCGGGTATGGTTGCCAGTGCCATGGTTGTTCTCCTTATATCGCAGGGCTTCAGTTTACCGGGAAGCCGTGCTCCTGTAAAAATGCCGCGGTAATGCCTTGGTTGGCGGGTTGGTTGTATTCCGCCACGTATTTGCCGATGATGTCCGCTTCTAAATTCACCGTGTCCCCCGCCTTTTTAGCGGCCAGGATGGTGTGCCGCTGCGTGAATCCCACGATGGATACCCCGAAGGTTTCCTTGTCCTTCGTGGTCACGGTGAGGCTCGTGCCGTCCACCGCGATAAATCCCTTCTCCACGATGTATCTCATAATTTCCGCCGGGGCTTGGAAGCGCATTATCACCGCCCCGCCCTCCGGCACGACCTGCGCCACCTTGCCCGTCCCGTCGATATGCCCCTGCACCAGATGCCCCCCGATTTCCCCGTTGAAGGCCAGCGGCCTTTCCAGGTTGACCCTGTCCCCCGGGCGCAAACGGCACAGGTTGGTCCGCTTTAGCGTTTCCGGCATCACGTCTGCCGTGAACGTCCTGGCGTTGAAAGCGGTGACCGTCAGGCAGACGCCGTTAACCGCCATGCTCCCGCCCAATTCCACGCCCTTGAGCACGGTATTGGCGGCCACGGTCAGCTTGTCCCCTGTAACGGAGACAATACTCCCTGCTTCCTGAACGATGCCGGTAAACAAACCCTTACCCCTTAGAGGAAACCCGATTATTTGATATCATTTTAACACTTGTCATAAGACAGGCGCAATAAATTAATAGTGTCATTCCAGCGCAGCCGTGCCCCGTATGACAATCGGAGGCTGGAATCCATTCTCCGCCTGCCACTAACTTTGGGGTATTGACGTCGCCCTTTGAAAAAGTCCCGATTCACCCTGTTCATCCGGGATTCCGTATGAGGAACGAATCGGAAGGAGATAAGAGGGGGATTTTAGTCCCCCGCCCTTTTGCCCTGACACCATCCCGTGGAAAAACGGGATCCAGGTACACCGGAGCTAGGCGAATTTACGCCTGAATTAAGCTCATTTTGAAATAATTGGATTCCGGCTTGCGCCGGCATGACATGCTAATGTGTCATCGCGTGGAGTCCCGATGCAAGCGTGAGTTCCGCCTCTCCTTATCCCCCCACCCCGTCATTCCCGACCTGATCGGGAATCCAGCCGCCTCCACCCATTATCCCCCAATAAATGTAGGGGCGGGTTTCAAACCCGCCCGGTATTCCCCCTCCCCCCTCATCTTTTGCTCTTAATCTGTATTTTTGTGCCGTACCCTTCTCCCCGCGCCCTCCCGATGCACGCAGTAAATCGGGAAGATTAAGGTATTATTATTCAGACCTTGGAAATTCCACTATCGGTTGTCTCCTCTCTGCCTGCGGAGAGGAGACCAAGAGAAAAGGTGAGTTCAGTATTTCGTATTTCCCCCGGAGGAAAAGGAGTGGTATCTGCACACTAATAACTATCAACTGTCAACATGAATGACCAATCGGCAGGGGAAAGAGGGGGATTATCGTCTCCCCAAAAAAGTAAAGGGGCGGGTCTTTATGAACTGCACCCCTAAAGTTGGACAGTATGATATGCTGGAAATAACTTTAGGGGTGTATTTTTATGCCAAAAGGGAAACCGTATACCGGGAAGTTTAAACAAACGGTAGTAGAAGACATCAGGAA
This sequence is a window from Dehalococcoidales bacterium. Protein-coding genes within it:
- a CDS encoding bifunctional 3,4-dihydroxy-2-butanone-4-phosphate synthase/GTP cyclohydrolase II encodes the protein MALATIPEAIEDIKNGKFVIVVDDEDRENEGDFIMAAEKVTPEAINFMATHGRGLICLPMTGERLDALRIPMQVSNNTSLFGTAFTVAVEAKFGTTTGISAADRARTVQVMVDPKTKPEDVAMPGHMFPLRARDGGVLVRAGQTEATVDLARMAGLKPAGVCCEIMNDDGTMARLPQLEKIAKKLDLKIISVADLISYRYGHERLVQRVAEAKLPTKFGDFTVIAYKSNTDPAEHLAVVLGDVATDEPVLVRVHSQCLTGDVFHSLRCDCGDQIEMAMQRIVEAGRGVVLYMRQEGRGIGLHNKIKAYALQDKGMDTVEANLALGFKADQRDYGVGAQILADLGIKKMRLMTNNPKKMSGLTSFGLQIVEQLPLTPKPNPHNKRYLRTKQDKMGHLLSIIDAEGDKLN
- a CDS encoding riboflavin synthase, with the translated sequence MFTGIVQEAGSIVSVTGDKLTVAANTVLKGVELGGSMAVNGVCLTVTAFNARTFTADVMPETLKRTNLCRLRPGDRVNLERPLAFNGEIGGHLVQGHIDGTGKVAQVVPEGGAVIMRFQAPAEIMRYIVEKGFIAVDGTSLTVTTKDKETFGVSIVGFTQRHTILAAKKAGDTVNLEADIIGKYVAEYNQPANQGITAAFLQEHGFPVN